CCCGTTTCTCGTCAGTATGAACTGACCGTAAAGGAATCCAACATAAGGGCATCCCTCGTCAGCCATGGCGGTCACCGTCTTGGCCATGATGTCCATGGCCCCCTCGTACTCCTCCTGTGTCATGAAGGGAAGGCTGTGGTCCGCCATTGAATAGGAACCCATCCCTCCAGTGTTTGGGCCTCTATCTCCCTCGTAGGCCCGTTTATGGTCCTGCACAACTGGCATGGGTACCACGCTCTTGCCGTCGCAGAAAGCCTGGAGTGTGAACTCCTCTCCCTTCGCCCGTTCCTCCAGTACTACCGCGCCACCGCCGATGGACTTGTCCAGTATCTCCTTCACATAATCGAGAACCGCCTGCTTGGTCAGGAGGTGCTCCCCCTGGATCTTGACGCCCTTGCCTCCGGTGAGGCCTACTGGCTTCACGGCGACCTCGCCGTCGTATCCCATCATGAACTCTTTCGCATCACCGTATGAGTCGAAGACCTCGAAATCCAGGTTTCCAGGTATGGAGTGGTCCTTCATCAGGTTCCGCATGAAGCTCTTGGAGGTCTCTATTCTCGCTGCATTCTTCCTCGGAGCAACGCATCCTATTCCCTCCGCCTCGAGGGAATCGGCCAAACCCACCTCCAGGGGAGCCTCTGGACCAATGACTGCCATCTCCACTCCCGATCTGATCGCGAAGTCCGTGACCTTCTGAACGTCCGTCTCCTTGATGAGTTCGAATTCCCTTGAAGCCCTTGCTATGCCAGGGTTCCTGTTCTTCATGGCGGCGTATATCTCGGCGCCTCCATCGTACAGGGCTCGAACGATGGCGTGCTCTCTTCCGCCCCCTCCTACGGCTAGAACTTTCATGATCCGCACCTATTGAGAGAAGAAAGACTTATTGTCTAATAATAATTGATACCGAAGGTCAATCACTTTCCTGCAGAAGAGCCCTCAAATGCCAAGTGCTGACATCAGCTCCTCAAGCCCTTCGCCGCTCTTGGTGCTTACCCTGAACAGCTTCTCGCCATTCTTGATGGACCGGAGATCTGATTCTAGTCTGTTGGCGTCCACATCCAGATAGGGCAGTAGATCCACCTTGTTCAGAACGGCCACGTCGGCGT
The sequence above is a segment of the Methanomassiliicoccales archaeon genome. Coding sequences within it:
- the purD gene encoding phosphoribosylamine--glycine ligase is translated as MMKVLAVGGGGREHAIVRALYDGGAEIYAAMKNRNPGIARASREFELIKETDVQKVTDFAIRSGVEMAVIGPEAPLEVGLADSLEAEGIGCVAPRKNAARIETSKSFMRNLMKDHSIPGNLDFEVFDSYGDAKEFMMGYDGEVAVKPVGLTGGKGVKIQGEHLLTKQAVLDYVKEILDKSIGGGAVVLEERAKGEEFTLQAFCDGKSVVPMPVVQDHKRAYEGDRGPNTGGMGSYSMADHSLPFMTQEEYEGAMDIMAKTVTAMADEGCPYVGFLYGQFILTRNGPRVIEFNARFGDPEAMNVLPILTSNFVEICGHIVDGTLSQSKTAFAKKATVCKYVVPEGYGTKSMAGLPITVDERAIDKEGVWLYYAAVNEEKDRVLTTTSRSLAIVGVEDSIEDAEKACERGLAHIKGEAIAIRHDIGKPELIQRRIDHMKEIRG